A part of Olleya sp. Bg11-27 genomic DNA contains:
- a CDS encoding TrmH family RNA methyltransferase, with product MISKNQIKNITRLKQKKYRQQDGLFIAEGGKVIKEFLNSTFQLLELFTTETFNVENETIISEKELQKISCLTNANTALAIFKIPETVALSADGLILALDSVRDPGNLGTIIRLCDWFGVKQLVCSLETVDCYNPKVVQATMGSLTRVKIYYTDLEQYLKGVSLPVFGAFMEGRNVYQTKMPNEGVLVLGNEANGISKAIEGCVTDKISIPRFGELQATESLNVATAGAILLSEFRRG from the coding sequence GTGATTTCTAAAAATCAAATTAAAAATATAACGCGTTTAAAGCAAAAAAAATACAGACAACAAGACGGTTTGTTTATTGCTGAAGGCGGAAAAGTAATTAAAGAGTTTTTGAACTCTACTTTTCAATTATTAGAGTTGTTTACAACAGAAACGTTTAATGTAGAAAACGAAACAATTATCTCTGAGAAAGAGTTACAAAAAATTAGCTGTTTAACTAATGCAAATACCGCATTAGCTATTTTTAAAATTCCAGAAACTGTTGCGTTAAGTGCTGATGGCTTAATTTTAGCGTTGGATAGTGTCCGTGATCCTGGTAATTTAGGAACCATTATTAGATTATGTGATTGGTTTGGTGTTAAACAATTGGTTTGTAGTTTAGAAACCGTGGATTGTTACAACCCAAAAGTTGTACAGGCCACTATGGGATCGTTAACTAGAGTTAAGATATACTATACAGATTTAGAGCAGTATTTAAAAGGTGTATCTCTACCTGTTTTTGGTGCTTTTATGGAAGGGAGAAATGTGTACCAAACAAAGATGCCTAATGAAGGCGTTTTAGTTTTAGGAAACGAAGCTAATGGTATATCGAAAGCTATTGAAGGCTGTGTGACTGATAAAATAAGTATTCCAAGATTTGGAGAACTTCAAGCAACGGAAAGTTTAAACGTCGCTACTGCAGGAGCAATATTATTAAGTGAATTTAGAAGAGGATAG